TGTGAAGTTAGcatggagctgggaggggccTCAGTGATCATGGAGCCAACGTCCTCTttggacagatggggaaacagaagcCCCCGAGAGGCAGGCCCTAGGCACGGCCTCGCCCACCATGGAGCCAACTCTCAGAGCCACTGTTCAGTTGGCCCAAACTTGAGCCTTTTCTTTCTGCTCAGGGTGACAACAATGGTTTGGAAAGAAAACAGCCTTTCAGGGAGCTGGCAGTCTGGCTTATCCGATGCCAAATGGCTTGTTGGGTTGCTGTTTTGTAGAATATTCTGGTCACTGAATTAACGAGCATCGTGGAGGTGTGCAACTCAGATGTCCCTCCGGAAGGCACTTGCCATCCATCGGCCAGGAGAGCAGTTAGCTGCCAGCCTCCAGCTGTTAACACCTGCAGGAGCCTCCTGAGCCAATGTCACACTGTTCCGGAGCAGAACGGCCCAGGCAGTCACTGGCTCAGCGGGGGTGCCAGGGCCCGGCTACCTGCCCAGCAGGGACCTCTTCTAACAGGGAATCTTTGCTCTGGAGCTCCCCGCTGGGCTGGCAGGCGACTGCATCACAGTCTCCTGTCCATTCCTCCTTCGTTCCACTTTTATCGTTCACAGGCCTtaccctaccccccacccccagaaaccTCCTGCCCTTCTAACTCCCCCTTGCTATCGTCTTCTCAGAAGTTCCGACTGACCCAATCAAGGGCCAGCAGTTTAGACCATCAATCAAAACCCCaggccttagggcttccctggtggtgcagtggttgagagtccgcctgccgatgcaggggacaagtgttcgtgccccggtccgggaagatctcacatgccgcggagtggctgagccagcgagccatggccgctgagcctgcgcgtccggagcctgtgctccgcaacgggagaggccacaacagtgagaggcccgcgtaccacaaaacaaacaaacaaacaaaactccaggccTCTGTTTTCAGACTGTCTTAATGGGCTCAGCTGCTGGACAGGTCAGGATGTCATCAAAGTATCCCGAGAAGCCCAGCAGTGTCATGATGGGACAAGGACAGAATTAAGCCCAAAAAGACGTTAGGAGAGAGAAGTCGAGAGAAGGGTCATCATTGATTTAAGGCAGCGTGGGGCAGCGGTTCAGAACCAGGCAGACTCAGGTTTgagccacttcctagctgtgtgacctcggctgaaacacttagcctctctgagcctcaatttccttgccTGAAAATGGGGAATGATAGGGTCTCTTTCtctgggttgctgtgaggattaaatagaaCAAAGTATGACAGCAACTCTCAGTAAAGTGGGAGCTGTGGTTGTTATTATTTACCATCCCTAAAGAGTCCTGCTCATGTGTCTGGGAACACCCGCCCCCATCCCTACGCAGGTTCCCCCAGCGCCTGGCCTAGTGCCTTGAACACGATGCTGGTTCGGTACCTGGCAGGCAGTCCTGGTGATGGTCGCAGGGCTCCCCTTCAGCCGGTGATGTTTCATTCCCATCACTGGAGAGTTTGCCCCGGTGTTTCTCTGGGGAAAACAGGATCTGTGGTCAGAGGCTGAGGCCCAGCAGGGCAGAGAGATTAAGCACAGAACACCAGGGTGAGAGCGCTCACACCGCCACTCCCACAGTGTGGCTTGGATAAGACACAatacctctctctgcctcagttttctcttctctaaagtgggatcaacagcagaacagacctaacattttttttttttttaaggttaagtGAGTAGCTACGTGGAAAGCGTTTGCCGTGCGATGAGCACTTGAGAGCACCAAGTCCATTTCAGCTGTCCGCGCCATTATAGACTCCAGGCCCCCTATCCCACCTTGGACATATGTAGGTCAGGCTGGGGTCACCGAGGCCCCTACCCCAATggatggtgggagaggggagggagcccAGCAAGGGGGTGGCGGGGTGGGTAGACATACCTTTCTTCTTCGTAGACGGCCAGACCTCAGGCTTTAAGTCTTCATAATCGGTCCAGTCAAACAAGGCCATGTCCAGTGTGGGCATCACCTCCCCGTCGGGCCTGGGATGAGCCTGCAGAAGAGGGTAGAGCGGAGGGAGCTTGAAGAGCCCAACAGGTGAAAGAAGAAACGTGGGGCCCCAGGACCAGAGAGCAAAGGAGGGGCTCCTCAGAGGCCAGCTCACCCTGTGCTGGACAGCCTGCAATCCCAGCCCGGGGGCATCGAGAGGGCCGCCCAGAGCAGCCACCCCCAGTGTGGGACGGTGCCTACAGGCAGCTGATGTAGTCGGGCAAGTGGTCCACCAGGCCCtctgggggaggcggggggaggcAGCTGTGTCCGCTCAGGAGGAAGCCCAGCTGCGTGTtcccctgccccttctctcccctgcagACGGCATCAGCTCTCTGTGGCACTGTTGAGGCCACGGCCGTGGCTCAGTTCCACTCACAGCCCTGGCCACAGTAGGATGTGAACCCACCTTCAAGGGCTGGGTTCTCAACACATGGGCCTCAGGGGCCCTGCGACAGCACGGGTAACCATGAATTCGTCGGAAATGGCCCATAGTCTTATCAGAATCTCAGGGGGGTGTAAGACCCagaaagagaataagaaagatCTACtgctaaaaaaaagttttatttcttctacacatatatttatttttgatcatttttaatgattttattttgaaacaaattccaAAGCCCCAGAAGAGGTGCAGTGATGCACCTCACGTTAATTGCAACAAGTACCCTCCCTCTAGACTCACCAATGGTCGGTGTATTTGCCACGTTTGCTGGCCTGCTCCCTCTCTGtgtatctttttgtttctgttcttgttttctttgtctgtgccacgcggcatgtgggaccttagttccccgaccggggatcgaacccacaccccctgcagtggaagcgcggagtcttaaccactggacctccagggaagtcccttccataTATCCTTTTTAAAGGTCTGAAGCAGATGGGTCAAAGTGTTAACTAAAGCTTGTTAATTCTGGATCATGGGGACATGGTTTTAAAGATTATCATTCTCTGTACTTTTCAGCATGTATGAAATTCTTCCCCAAAGGCCCTGCCCTTCCAGATGCAGAGACCAGTGTGCTGAGCCGACACTTGCTTCCTTGGCATTCCCTAGAGTGAGCCCCCAGGACCACTGCCTGGACAGTGGCAGCCCTCCCTGGCCAGTGGGCCCACTGGCCTGAGCTGGGCTGGACGGGCATCGGGAGACCTGGATTCCATCCAGCCCCGCCGGCCTGGACCAGCTCCTTCCTGCcactgtgcctcagtctccctaAATGTACTAAGAGGGCTTTGCATGACATCATCTCAAGGACCCTTCCATCTCCGAGGCCGCCCCGGGCCCCTTACCTGGGGCCACAGGGATGTGACGGGCAGGATCAGGGACTCTTCTGTGGCAGGTGCTGCCTTAAAGGTGGTGAGGTAGAGTATGGTGGGGGCCAGGCTGGTGGAGGATTCCTCCATCGCGGCATCTGGGGCCTGGTCTTCTGACAGCTCCACCTTCTTCATCAGGGAGCTGGGACCTCTGACCAAGGCTCGGCCTGAGACAAGGAGCAGGAAACACAGCAACTGTATCTGCTTGCCACCCACCACCCCGTATCGGCCCACAGCTGGACCCACATTTCCTGCTGCGAACAGGGGGGCGGCAGGAACCATATGACAAGCTATTGGCTCAGCCGACATCGCTGCTGCCCACCCTCCTGCGGGGGTGGAAGCAGGAATCTGGGGGCAGGACGAGGGGGGAAAGTCTTGGATGAATTTGCAGTGTTGCTGGGGAGATGGCCCAGGATTCTTGCTCTAAAGCAATATTCCAGCAAGTTGCAGCCAGCAGTGTAAGTGCAACGAATGGAACTTAGTAGGATTAACCatggaagccttcctggaggagagtAAGTTTGAGTAGGAGATGAGGCCGAGAGGCATTGCAGGGAGGCAGAGGCCTTTGAGAAGGCTGGGAGGTGAGAGCTCCCTACGTGGTGATAATGACCGTTTTATTGAGTACATGCTGTGTGTGCTGGGACCATGTTGTACGCTGGGTCCTGCTTTACAAGCACTATTTCACCTAACCTTTGCAGGAGCTCTGGCAGGGAGGTACTCTTTCAGCCTCATCTACagggaaggaaactgaagcacagagaagttaggcaACTTGCCTGAGagcacacagctagtgagtatcAAAGTCTGAATTCGAACCCAGGTCCATTTGTTGCAAAACCAATACTTTTAACCACTGAAGCTGCCTTCCAAGATATGTGGGCAGGATGGGGTCGGATGAGTGTGAGGGGGGAGAGTGTGCAGGGTTGGGGGGTGGTCGGGAACCAGGGGGCTTCGAGAAAAGCTAGAGGCCCCATGCTCATCCTTGCCTCTTTTTCTCAGGCAAGATCTGACTTTAAGGTTGGTTGGGTCAGTTGGGGCCTCCCCACCATCCAGAGATGAACCCCAGAGAGTAGGAAGGGGACTTGGGGACCACTGAATCTGCTCtattcattttacagaaggaaaCGGAGGCCCCATCAGGCTGAGACCTTACAGCTGGTCAGCAGGCCTGGGCCTGGACTCCAGACCTCCACTCACCCACTCTCGTGGGAGCGCCCGGCTGGTCCAcgggagctggggctggagctgggctgggctgagtccACGCCCCGTGTATGCCTGCTTGCTTGCTGTCAAGGCTgtcactgcccccaccccacctgacACGTGATCCCCAGGGGCGGGAGGCTGAGAGTCTAAGCTGGGCAAACTCCCCTGTGTTCTGTCCACCTGGGGGGTCTCAGCGGGCCTGGAAGGGAAGCAAGTCCCAGCTGTTTGCAGGAGAGCCACCACCCCCCTCCTGCAaagccccccgcccccatccatgCCTGTGGCACTCGGTCTGCCCCTAGAGGCAGTCATGTCACACGTAGAGACTTGGAAGCCGAGGTTGCCTGCCTGGGCTCTGGCCAGGGGAGACTGGGGAGGAACCTGCTGGGTGGGGCTGCTGGGACACGTTTGTCCTGGGGAGGCTGGGACCAGTGGGTGGTTCGGCTCACAGGGGATTTGGGAACGTGGAGGGAACTTAAAGGAAGGTCAGAAAGACGAGGAAGAAACCCCATCAAACAAacagagcagaggcaggagaaaTAAGGACGTGACCGCTCTCCTTGGTCAGCCGTGTCCAGGTCGGAGGACGCGACTCAGCACTGAGAGAAAACTGAGAATTAACTAGTAACAACAACTGCCCATTGCCCCTGCCACGTGCCAGACACCATTCTGGGTGCTTCAGATAGCAAGCCGGCTCTGAATCTACCCTGAGGGCAGAAGGGGCCATGACACTCActttgcagaaactgaggcacagaaagatgaCTTGCCAGTAGGTAGTGGAGCCAGAATCAGACCTGGGGCAGATCTGGCTTCAGAGTCTAAGCTCTCGGCCTCTGCTCTGTGCCTCGGAGTTGATTAAGTGATGTGCTTGGAGGGCACCGAACTGTCCCATCTCTATTCAGGACTTACAGTAGGATGGATTTAGGTCAGATACGAGGTAGAACTTCCTGATTTAGGAGGACGATCTACTGATAAGACTGAGCTCCTATGGCCACatgtccttctcttcctcccatgCTCTACGCCCAGGCCTTTCCCAGCGTCCACTTCTTACCAGATCCCTCTGACTTCAGTGAgacccctcccttcctctggggGTCCACTACCTGTCCCCTTTGGGGACCCTGGATGTCCTCCCAGGGACCTCACACCATTGACACCGCcgccccccactttcccccctcccccgcctccctgtCCTGTCCCTGAAGTCCCCTTGGCCCTTTGGATCTgatccctctcccccactccccctccccctttcgtTGCAGGGCCCCACCCCCTCGAAGACCTGCAGCTACCTCTGTGCAGTTTCAACCTCTCCTTACGTCTCTTGTGCTCCCTGCCTCGTTTCTTCACCCTCTCTGACCCTGGAGACCGGCTCTGCTTCTCGGGGTAGGGCAGTGTCAGCCCCAGGAGCAGATCCTTGTCCTGCAGCAGGCCTGCAGGACTCTGCCCAGGCAGCAGCCCCCCTGCCCCTGGCAGCCTGGAGGCCTGCCTGGTGGTGGCAACCACAGCCCCATCCTGGGCCcggccaggtgtgcctgggtcACGCTCCTTCTTGCCCAGGCCCTGCCGGCGGTGGTGGCTGGTCTGGGGCGTCCACAGTGCTGGGCCCGGGAGGTCGATGTGATTCTCCGGGAGGTTCCGAGCAGAGCTTCCGGGTCCCAGGGAGACTGCCAGGCTCAGCTCCAGTAGCAGGAGGAGGGCGAGGAACAGCATGGGGGCAACGTGGGTGGTGGGCCCAGCCATGGGCGTTTCCCTGCAAGAAAAGCAGGACTCTAAGGGGgcagccctcctcctcctgcacGGCCCGGTTCCCCAGTCCCCTCACCCCCACTATTATAGCCTAGTGTTCCTCAACAGGGATGGAGGGGGACTTGGCCCCCTCACCCCTCCAGGTgacatttggcaacatctggagacatttttggtggtCAAAGCTAGGCAGCACCACTGATTTTactgggtggaggccagggatgcggctaaacaccctacaatgcTCAGGACTCCCCCGTGACAGGGAATCACTGGCCCAGAGAGACCCCAGCGCTGAAGCTGAGAAGCCCTGGTTCCAATAGTTGAAGAAGTGCCCAGGTTCCAGATCAGTCTAGATTCCTCTTTCTCTACAAACCTCTGCCTTTGGCTATGTTCCCCGGAATGAGCTGAGTCCCTCCAAGCTCAGAAATAGGCCGACAGTCCCAGAGACTTGCCTCAAAGCCTACATTCAAACAGATGGAATAATAGCACGTGAGCACGTGCTGTAAGCAAGAATCGTGTTCAGCGCTTGGTGTGAATTTCTATCCCTTGGTCCTTTCACCGAGTCTCTGAAGTAACGCCTATTCTTTTCTGAAGTGGAaataaaggctcagagaggctgtcaCACGGAGTACGTGGCATTTATGCAACTGCTAGGCCTGTGCTCTGAGCTCCCACGTGCTGTCCCAGGACAGCCCAGGCCttgacttttcttttcctccaagcTCCAGGCAGGTTCTGACAAGGCAGGCGCTGTccctgctggggctggggagcttTGGAGGCTGGACTCTGACCCTGCAGGGTGGGGTGAGCTACCTCTGACCTACACTGGGGACAGCCCGTCTTTCTGCACCAGAAGTGGTGTCTCCTCAGGGGACCTCACTGCTCCCCCCTCTGCGCCAGAGGAAGAGTTGGAACCCCCAGATGCTCCAGGAGCACTTGGAGCTAAGGCTCAGGAGCCTTGTGGCTGGGGGACAATGGGAGTGTCCCACCCCCTGGGGCCCCTCCCCCATAGCCCTCCCCCCTACACCAACCTCACTGCATCCGGCTGAGCCAGGCACCAGGTTAGCCAGGCTGATGGAATTTTCATGGcctccctgggccccctgcatatTCCATTAGGTTCACAAAGGTGCTTACACAACCGTCTCCTTGTGATTTGTGGCCTTGTAATTGCCCAGGGCTGAGGAAAGGCTGGTGGCCTGGGGATGACTGctggctccctccctccagccccctcaGGTCCTGCAGCCCCCGCACTGGCCATCCCACCCCAGGTTCACCGTTAGCCAACGCTGAGTGAGGGGCCCTTGAAGTGGCTGGGGAGGACAGGCTGACCCACCCTGGGAAGAGCGAGGGGTCTGGGGGAGGGAAGCGGCTCCTCCCCAGCTCGCCTGGTCACCAGCCTCCTGTTATCCTGCTGTTCTATCATCCCCCAACTGGCGTTAGTGGTCCCCCGGGAGGTGCGGGCCTCTActgccctgggctctgccccaccagcctcagccccagcctTTCCATAATGAGGGCCCGGGGGGCCGGTGCTCAGGCAAGGCCTGCACTCCTGCGGCAGccaggtgggaggaggaggggccctTCGAGAGGCCTGTCAGTCAAGAATTGTTCTGCCCCCGGGGACCCCTCAAACCCTATTTCCAGGCCTCAGGCAGATGCCAGGCTGCATTTAACAGactccacctcctctccctgtGGCTGAGAAAGGCTGAGTCTGTGTTGGATGCTACCCTGACCCAGCCCCGCCCTTCTGTCCTGCGGGGACATCACATCGATAACCTGGGAGAAACCCACAGAACACCATCAACACGGGACCTTTGGGACACTGGCCTGGTGAACAGAATCCTTCCACCTTGAGAGTAGAGAGGAGCAAGGTGGGACACCCAGAAAGtgcaggcaggggcttccctggtggcgcagtggttgagagtcggcctgccggtgcaggggacacgggttcgtgccccagtctgggaggatcccacatgccgcagagcggctgggcccgtaagccgtggccgctgagcctgcgcgtctggagcctgtgctccgcaacgggagaggccacaacagtgagaggaccgcgcaccgcaaaaacaaacaaacaaacaaacaaaaaaaccagatcTGTTGTGGCTACACAACACTAAGAATGtactaatgccactgaattataaaatggttaattttatattatgtgagtttcatcttaattttaaaaaacatagagggggcttccctggtggcgcagtggttgagagtccgcctgccgatgcaggggacgcgggttcgtgccccggtccgggaagatcccacatgccgcggagcggctgggcccgtgagccatggccactgagcctgcgtgtccggagcctgtgctctgcaacaggagaggccacagcagtgagagacccgcgtaccgccaaaaaaaaaaaaaaaaaaagtgcaggcaAGGGACCAGATGAGGCTTGGcagaggggtgaggggtgggcagCCCCACAGCGTGTATGGGCAGCGTGCTGTCCCTGTGGACACACATGAGGCCGATCAGTGACCCCGAGCCAGCCTCTGAGCTCGGTGACCAGCCTCGGCACTAGTCCCAGAGGACAGCTCCTCCCCTGCAGAGCCAGGAGCTGAAGCCCAGCCCCATCCCAACCCTACACCCCCATGCATCACGACCCCACCCATACTTGCCATCTCTCCCAATGAAGTCCTCTCACCAAGCCCTTGCCAGTGGCCATGGGTCTGTTCATCATACCCAGGAACCCCAACTTCAGTGCCATCTTTGTTCCCTCCCACCCTTTGCACCCCACAAATCATGTACGCAgccagcctggggcagggagcGGGGATTTCAGCGTGCGGGCTGAAGCACCTGACAGGCCATCCCTCTCCTGGATGGATATCAGCCCGTCCAGCCCCCGGACCCAGCCCACACTGCTGCCAAAGTGCTCTGATCCTGACCCTCTCCTGCCCCAAACTGTCCATGGCTCCCTATCCCTTTCCCATTTAACCACAGACTCCCACTTGGGTACTCAAGATCTCGTATAATGTGGGCCCAACCTAACTTTGCAGCCCTGACTTCTATTTCCTCCCCGTCACAGCCAATAGAGACTATGCCCTGGGCCTCGAGCACCTCCCatctttcctgtctctctcttctcgctgaggctgttccctctgcccagaacagCCTCTCCTCTTCACCctcatctctgtctctgtggaaCTCCTGCCCATCCTCTGGGACTCGTCCCAAATGTCGCTTCTGGCAGAAAACTCCCCCCTCAGGGCTCCCACACAGCTCTGCCTAGCTCATTTCCTGCTGGGGCAATCAGCCTTTTTTAAAGTCCCCGACTAGGAACCTCCCTGCTGGTCCAGAggttaaggctccacgctcccaatgcagcgggcccgggttcgatccctggtcggggaactagatctcacgtGCCACAGACAAAAgatcccgctcgccgcaactaaagatcccgctcgccgcaactaaagatcccgcacgccgcaactaagacccggcgcagccagataagtaaataaatattagaataaataaatgaagtcccTGAGAAGATCTGGGGAAGATCCCTTTCCCCTCTGTCCCTGTCAGATTTACAAGACCCTGCAAATAACAGGCACTGACAACTACGTATCGGGATGGAATCAAACTGACACCCGAGCAGAAGATCGTAAAGAGTTCCCAGGGagggtgtgcgtgtgcgtgtttgtgtgtgcgacagagagagagagaaggaggcagcTAAGTGAGGGCTGGGGATGCCAGCACCTCTTTGCCCTGAAGACCGCATGGAACCCTGTCCCCAAGCCCACAGCATTTGTACTTGAATCTTGGCACATTCCAGCAGCCAAGATGCCAGCCTGGCAAAGAGCCACTCGGGGAACACGGGCTGCTAGAGAAGCCGCACTGAGGATGCACAGCGATGCGGGCTCCAATCCACTCTGCCCGTCTGGAAGCCAGCTGGAGGCGGCCTCCCAGAGCACCAAGCAGCCGGGAGACAAGGGGCAGCAGGTGCCCCGCGTGCCCCACCCCCATCAGCCTGGGATGGTTCTGCCCAAGGTTTGCGCATAAAGCCTGCTCTTCTGGGCCTGGGTCGCTTTCCCCCAGGATTGGGGACACACAACAGCTTTCAGTCACCCGGGACAAGAGAACCATCCACAGCCCCAAGACAGCTGTCTCACAACAGAGATCTACTAGTGACTCCTTAAAAACTAAACTGAACAAGAGCACTCGTCATCATAGGAGCTGCCACTCCCTGAGCGGTTGCAAAGCCCAGGCTCTTACAAGCCTACTTCATCTGTTTCTTATTGCATCCTCTCAATTGCCCTGCACAGGGCAGGTTGttctccattctttttaaaatgaggaaacccAGGGTCTGGGAGGGTAACCCACAAACACAAGGTGACAGCACTGGTGAGTGACAAAGCCCCCACCTCAAGGCCTGGGTTCTCTCTGCACCCCAACGCCCGTCCACTGAGCTTCGTCGGGGGTCGCCTACCTCCCCCACGTAACTTCCTGCCATTGCTGTGAGTGCAGTCAGGGCCCCGGAGCGGGGACCAGGCAGCTgggaagaggaaactgacaaaGGAGGGGAAAGGGGCTTGTCTCGCGCCCTTATCCTGTCCCCATACTGTGCAGAGTTGAACTGCCGGCGTGGTCTCCATCCAGAAGCCTGCGGGGAGGCAGTGTTAATGCAAATGAGGGCAGCTGATGGAGCCCGGAGCTCGCTTTGATTCCtgagccccctcccccctccccacaacaGCCTTGCATTTGGGGGCCGGGCGACTAGGGGAGCTCCTGCCCACCTGCCTGGCAGACAACAGTGAGGCCTGAATTCCTCCTTTACTGATCAGCTCACCCGATGCCTGATGGGCTGGACGGGAGAAGGGGGCGGGtaggggggtgggaggtgggagcagTGCTGGCTGAAGGGGGTCCGATGGGAATCCTGGGCCAGGAATATCAGTGATGCTCTGATGGAGCCTAGGGATTACGACGCTCAGTCCAGGCTGTAAGCCAGACAACCACCCCACCCCTCCGGGAGAACTTGGCCGTCAACCCCCCTCCCTGACCCTGCGTCTCCTTCTCGCGTGTGAAAGTGACGCATTTGAGCCACCATATTTGGTGGAGATGTTTCAGGGGTTCTCTAAGCATTTGATTCTAacctcacttttaaaaaatatttgttaagctaTTTTGAAAACTGTAGGTAAAAACAACAGACACTCTCAAATGCGACCTCTACACACTTTTAACTCGGGCACATCCCCACAATAACCTGGCCTCCT
This sequence is a window from Globicephala melas chromosome 1, mGloMel1.2, whole genome shotgun sequence. Protein-coding genes within it:
- the DRAXIN gene encoding draxin isoform X2 produces the protein MAGPTTHVAPMLFLALLLLLELSLAVSLGPGSSARNLPENHIDLPGPALWTPQTSHHRRQGLGKKERDPGTPGRAQDGAVVATTRQASRLPGAGGLLPGQSPAGLLQDKDLLLGLTLPYPEKQSRSPGSERVKKRGREHKRRRALVRGPSSLMKKVELSEDQAPDAAMEESSTSLAPTILYLTTFKAAPATEESLILPVTSLWPQAHPRPDGEVMPTLDMALFDWTDYEDLKPEVWPSTKKKEKHRGKLSSDGNETSPAEGEPCDHHQDCLPGTCCDLREHLCTPHNRGLNNKCFDDCMCVEGLRCYVKFHRNRRVTRRKGRCVEPETADGDQGSFINV
- the DRAXIN gene encoding draxin isoform X1 — its product is MAGPTTHVAPMLFLALLLLLELSLAVSLGPGSSARNLPENHIDLPGPALWTPQTSHHRRQGLGKKERDPGTPGRAQDGAVVATTRQASRLPGAGGLLPGQSPAGLLQDKDLLLGLTLPYPEKQSRSPGSERVKKRGREHKRRKERLKLHRGRALVRGPSSLMKKVELSEDQAPDAAMEESSTSLAPTILYLTTFKAAPATEESLILPVTSLWPQAHPRPDGEVMPTLDMALFDWTDYEDLKPEVWPSTKKKEKHRGKLSSDGNETSPAEGEPCDHHQDCLPGTCCDLREHLCTPHNRGLNNKCFDDCMCVEGLRCYVKFHRNRRVTRRKGRCVEPETADGDQGSFINV